In Rahnella sikkimica, the following are encoded in one genomic region:
- a CDS encoding efflux RND transporter permease subunit, producing MNISRFFIFRPVATLLLTLAILLLGLLGYRLLPVAPLPQVDFPTILVSASLPGASPETMAATVATPLERALGQIAGVTEMTSRSSQSSTSVILQFDLDRDINGAARDVQAAINASRSLLPSSMPSLPTYRKANPSDAPIIMLALTSATRSKGELYDIASSQLQQKIAQVNGVGQVSLVGSALPGVRIDLRPEAVTSYGISLDTIRKAIANSTSNLPKGLLQGANQSWMIEGNGQQSTAAQYKTLIITYINGSAIRLSDIANVYDSVEDKYNVGYYNSTPSVMIGVTRQAGANMLETIEAIKAALPLMKESLPGDVQLNLALDRSPNVSASLRDTEMTLLEATLLVIAVVFVFLRNWNAVLIPALALPVSLIGTCAVMYLLGYSLDNLSLMALIISTGFVVDDAIVVLENITRHIEEGMGPVRAALKGAQEVSFTVLSMTLSLIAVFIPILLMGSIVGRLFREFAVTLSVSLIISMLVSLSLTPMLCARFLKRKPPVEKRQPRIYRMIERGLNRLLAAYSAALGWVMRHQLVTLVGLFLTVILNFYLYTVVEKGFFPDQDTGMLMGMLRADQNTSFQSIQPQVLKYSKIIQDDPAVEAVMSSAGSGGFGARNTATFFVRLKDFDKRTATANQVANRLMMATAKVPGSQLFLMAAQDLHIGGRSANAQYQYSLQADDLSLLREWAPKVQKALAKLPQLTGVDSDSQTGGQEIMLNIDRDRATQLGVNVKMIDTLLNNSFSQRQIATIYKTLNQYHVVMNLTSDYTSNPDVLHQLYVVTDAGAQVPLSAFTTFSGANSPLSVSHQGQTATTTIAFNLADGYALEDAQAALKTTMAQIGLPDTIHGSYAGTAQAFEALTKTMPWLILAALAAVYIVLGVLYESYIHPLTILSTLPSAGLGALLLMLLTNTQLTVIALIGILLLIGIVKKNAIMMIDFALDAERRLGLSPQQAITQACLMRFRPILMTTLAAFFGALPLALGSGGDADLRSPLGLAIAGGLALSQILTLFTTPVVYLYMDRTSRATHRLWHRLRPHATPPEVSSHD from the coding sequence ATGAACATCTCGCGTTTCTTCATCTTCCGCCCGGTCGCGACACTGCTGCTGACGCTGGCGATCCTCCTGCTCGGTTTGCTGGGGTATCGCCTGTTACCGGTCGCGCCGCTGCCGCAGGTGGATTTCCCGACCATTCTGGTGAGCGCCAGTTTGCCGGGTGCCAGCCCGGAAACCATGGCGGCCACCGTCGCCACGCCGCTGGAAAGGGCGCTCGGGCAAATCGCCGGTGTGACGGAAATGACCTCGCGCAGCTCGCAAAGCTCCACCAGCGTCATTTTGCAGTTTGATTTAGACCGTGACATTAACGGTGCCGCCCGCGATGTGCAGGCGGCGATCAACGCCTCGCGATCGCTATTGCCGAGCAGCATGCCGTCGCTGCCGACGTACCGCAAAGCGAACCCGTCGGACGCGCCTATCATCATGCTGGCGCTGACGTCGGCCACGCGCAGCAAGGGCGAACTGTACGATATTGCTTCCAGCCAGCTGCAACAGAAAATCGCGCAGGTCAACGGCGTCGGGCAGGTTTCGCTGGTCGGTTCCGCGCTGCCGGGCGTGCGTATTGATTTGCGCCCGGAGGCGGTCACGTCTTACGGCATTTCTCTCGATACCATTCGCAAGGCGATTGCCAACAGCACCAGCAACCTGCCAAAAGGGTTACTGCAAGGCGCGAATCAGTCGTGGATGATTGAAGGCAACGGCCAGCAAAGTACCGCCGCGCAGTACAAAACGCTGATTATTACCTACATTAACGGCTCTGCGATCCGCCTCAGTGATATCGCCAATGTTTATGATTCCGTTGAAGATAAATACAACGTCGGCTATTACAACAGCACACCGTCGGTGATGATTGGCGTGACGCGTCAGGCTGGCGCGAACATGCTGGAAACCATCGAAGCCATTAAAGCCGCGCTGCCGCTGATGAAAGAAAGCCTGCCGGGCGACGTTCAGCTCAATCTGGCGCTCGACCGCTCGCCGAACGTTTCCGCTTCCCTGCGCGACACCGAAATGACCCTGCTGGAAGCCACGCTGCTGGTGATCGCGGTGGTTTTCGTTTTCCTGCGCAACTGGAATGCGGTGCTGATCCCCGCGCTGGCGCTGCCTGTCTCATTAATCGGCACCTGCGCGGTGATGTATTTACTCGGCTACAGCCTCGATAACCTCTCGCTGATGGCGCTGATCATCTCGACCGGCTTCGTGGTCGATGACGCCATCGTGGTGCTGGAAAATATTACGCGGCACATCGAGGAAGGCATGGGACCGGTGCGCGCGGCGCTCAAAGGCGCGCAGGAAGTCAGCTTTACCGTGCTCTCGATGACGCTTTCACTGATCGCCGTGTTCATCCCGATCCTGCTGATGGGCAGTATTGTGGGACGTCTGTTCCGTGAATTTGCGGTGACACTCAGTGTTTCGCTGATCATCTCGATGCTGGTGTCGCTGAGCCTGACGCCGATGCTGTGCGCCCGTTTCCTGAAACGTAAACCGCCGGTGGAAAAACGCCAGCCGCGCATTTACCGGATGATCGAACGTGGCCTGAACCGGCTGCTGGCGGCGTATTCCGCCGCGCTCGGTTGGGTGATGCGCCATCAGCTGGTCACGCTGGTCGGCCTGTTCCTCACCGTGATCCTCAATTTCTATCTCTATACCGTGGTGGAAAAAGGCTTCTTCCCGGATCAGGACACCGGCATGCTGATGGGCATGTTGCGTGCGGATCAGAACACGTCATTCCAGTCGATCCAGCCGCAGGTGCTGAAATACAGCAAGATCATTCAGGACGATCCGGCCGTGGAGGCTGTGATGAGTTCGGCGGGCAGCGGCGGGTTTGGTGCGCGTAACACCGCCACTTTCTTCGTGCGCCTGAAGGATTTTGATAAACGTACTGCGACCGCCAATCAGGTGGCTAACCGTCTGATGATGGCAACCGCCAAAGTGCCGGGCTCGCAGCTGTTCCTGATGGCGGCGCAGGATCTGCATATCGGCGGACGCAGCGCGAACGCGCAATATCAGTACAGTTTGCAGGCCGACGATCTTTCCCTGCTGCGCGAATGGGCACCGAAAGTGCAGAAAGCGCTGGCGAAACTTCCGCAACTGACCGGCGTGGATTCTGACTCGCAGACCGGCGGGCAGGAAATCATGCTCAACATCGACCGCGATCGCGCCACGCAGTTGGGCGTAAACGTGAAGATGATCGACACGCTGCTCAATAACTCCTTCAGCCAGCGGCAGATCGCCACTATCTACAAAACGCTGAACCAGTATCACGTGGTGATGAACCTGACATCGGATTACACCAGCAACCCGGACGTGCTGCACCAGCTTTACGTGGTGACGGACGCGGGCGCGCAGGTGCCGTTATCCGCCTTTACGACCTTCAGCGGGGCGAATTCGCCGCTGTCCGTTTCGCATCAGGGCCAGACGGCGACCACGACCATTGCCTTCAACCTGGCGGACGGTTATGCGCTGGAAGATGCGCAGGCGGCACTGAAAACCACCATGGCGCAGATTGGTTTACCGGATACCATTCATGGCAGTTATGCCGGTACGGCGCAGGCGTTTGAAGCGCTGACCAAAACCATGCCGTGGCTGATTCTGGCGGCGCTGGCGGCGGTGTATATCGTGCTCGGCGTGTTGTATGAAAGTTACATCCATCCGCTGACGATCCTCTCGACGCTGCCGTCGGCCGGTCTGGGCGCGTTGTTACTGATGCTGCTGACCAATACCCAGCTGACAGTGATCGCGCTGATCGGGATCCTGCTGCTGATCGGCATCGTGAAAAAGAATGCGATCATGATGATCGACTTCGCGCTGGATGCCGAACGACGGCTCGGATTATCGCCGCAACAGGCGATCACTCAGGCCTGTCTGATGCGTTTCCGTCCGATCCTGATGACTACGCTGGCGGCCTTTTTCGGGGCGTTACCGTTGGCGCTGGGCAGCGGCGGCGACGCGGATCTGCGCAGTCCGCTGGGTCTGGCAATCGCCGGAGGGCTGGCGCTGAGTCAGATCCTCACCTTATTCACCACGCCGGTGGTTTACCTGTATATGGATCGCACCAGCCGCGCGACGCACCGCTTATGGCACCGTTTGCGCCCGCATGCGACACCGCCGGAGGTCAGCTCTCATGACTGA
- a CDS encoding efflux transporter outer membrane subunit, with the protein MTLQKPRSLVFRLAPLALALLVSACAVGPDYKRPDVAMPTAFKEAKGWTAAVPKDNQSKGEWWSVYQDPQLSSLLSQVQISNQNVAQYAAQYRQAQALVTQARSDLYPSVDATAGSTRSATSSSVSNKQSAQLSASWELDLWGKLRRTAEEQDASAQASKADLADATLSAQSELAQDYFQLRVMDQQIALYKQSIDAYQRYLTVIQNQYAGGNTSRGTLAQAQTQLESTKASALDLQWQRAQLEHAIAVLIGKPPAQFSLAASNVKLNLPPVPDALPSQLLQRRPDVAAAERTMASSNAAIGVATAAYFPDLTLSASGGYTGSALHNLFSLPNRVWSLGPELSMTVLDFGATRGKVAQAEAAYDADVASYRQSVLTAMQEVEDYLVELHTIDTELVARQNAADSAKESARVTYNQYQAGMIDYLDVATTENTSLTQQQSVLSLQSTQMVTSVKLIAALGGGWNGDVGK; encoded by the coding sequence ATGACTCTGCAAAAACCGCGTTCTCTCGTGTTCCGTCTGGCGCCGCTGGCGCTGGCTCTGCTGGTCAGCGCCTGTGCCGTCGGCCCGGATTACAAACGCCCTGATGTTGCGATGCCAACGGCGTTTAAAGAAGCCAAAGGCTGGACGGCGGCTGTTCCGAAAGATAACCAGAGCAAAGGCGAATGGTGGTCGGTTTATCAGGATCCGCAGCTTTCTTCCCTGCTGAGTCAGGTACAGATTTCCAACCAGAACGTCGCGCAGTACGCCGCGCAGTACCGCCAGGCACAGGCGCTGGTGACGCAGGCGCGTTCTGATCTTTACCCGTCCGTCGACGCGACCGCAGGCAGCACGCGCAGCGCCACCTCATCGTCCGTTTCCAACAAACAATCGGCGCAGCTCAGCGCCAGCTGGGAGCTGGATCTGTGGGGCAAACTTCGCCGCACGGCGGAAGAGCAGGATGCCAGCGCGCAGGCCAGCAAGGCCGATCTGGCGGACGCGACGCTCAGTGCCCAGTCCGAACTGGCGCAGGATTATTTCCAGCTTCGCGTCATGGATCAGCAAATTGCGCTGTATAAACAAAGCATTGATGCGTATCAGCGTTACCTGACCGTGATCCAGAACCAGTATGCGGGCGGGAATACGTCGCGTGGCACGCTGGCACAGGCGCAGACGCAGCTGGAAAGCACCAAAGCCTCTGCGCTTGACCTGCAATGGCAGCGCGCGCAACTGGAACATGCGATTGCGGTGCTGATCGGCAAGCCACCGGCCCAGTTCAGCCTGGCGGCGAGCAACGTGAAACTGAACCTGCCGCCGGTACCGGATGCCTTGCCATCGCAGCTGTTGCAGCGCCGCCCTGATGTCGCCGCCGCCGAACGCACGATGGCGTCTTCCAACGCCGCGATCGGTGTCGCCACCGCGGCATACTTCCCGGATCTGACCCTCAGCGCCAGCGGTGGTTACACCGGATCTGCGCTGCATAACCTGTTCTCCCTGCCGAACCGCGTCTGGTCGCTGGGGCCGGAACTCAGCATGACCGTGCTGGATTTCGGGGCTACGCGCGGAAAAGTCGCGCAAGCCGAAGCCGCGTATGACGCCGATGTCGCCAGCTATCGCCAGAGCGTGTTAACCGCGATGCAGGAAGTGGAAGATTATCTGGTGGAACTGCACACGATCGACACCGAACTTGTTGCCCGCCAGAACGCCGCCGACTCCGCGAAAGAATCCGCGCGCGTTACTTACAACCAGTATCAGGCCGGCATGATCGACTATCTCGACGTCGCCACCACCGAAAACACCAGCCTGACCCAGCAGCAAAGCGTGCTTTCGCTGCAAAGCACCCAGATGGTCACCAGCGTCAAACTGATCGCCGCACTAGGCGGTGGCTGGAACGGGGATGTGGGGAAGTGA
- the rbsK gene encoding ribokinase, which yields MFLEERRQQILEYLDKYERVTVELLASLFTVTRETIRSDLNALAAEKLVQRCHGGAVVIRRSLQSKLITDTGDNFEVLLKRLQSQKRKQAGQQNKGKNMNGKVCILGSFNVDIVAKVERFPKGGESLLAVGSTLGPGGKGANQATAVSRAGAKVHFVSKVGKDQFSQFAYDHLTSSEIHSFTLYQSETEPTGNAIIYVSQENGENMIAIYSGANKTISEDEVAAIAPELEDSDVLLVQLENNFAATLSAMKLAKALGVKVILNPAPFSTHALECLEYVDVITPNETEASQLSGIDVQDLASAKEAAQRIVSQGAKRVIITMGARGALLLDGNQFQHIPAFPALSVDTTGAGDAFNGALASGIANGQSLVQAATYASAFASLAVEREGASNMPDHKQALARLVQR from the coding sequence ATGTTTCTTGAAGAGCGTCGGCAGCAGATTCTGGAGTATCTGGATAAATACGAGCGGGTGACGGTCGAGTTGCTGGCCTCCCTGTTTACCGTGACCCGGGAAACCATTCGCAGTGACCTGAATGCCCTGGCGGCTGAAAAATTGGTTCAGCGCTGTCACGGAGGTGCAGTGGTCATTCGCCGGAGTTTGCAGTCGAAACTGATTACCGATACCGGCGATAACTTTGAAGTGTTGCTAAAACGCCTGCAAAGCCAGAAAAGAAAGCAGGCCGGGCAGCAGAATAAAGGAAAGAACATGAACGGTAAGGTCTGCATTCTGGGGTCATTTAACGTCGATATTGTGGCTAAAGTTGAACGCTTTCCAAAAGGCGGAGAATCTCTGTTGGCGGTGGGCAGCACACTTGGCCCCGGTGGCAAAGGAGCGAATCAGGCCACCGCGGTCAGCCGCGCGGGTGCCAAGGTCCATTTCGTTTCCAAAGTGGGCAAAGACCAGTTCAGCCAGTTTGCTTACGATCACCTGACGTCCTCGGAAATTCACTCTTTCACCCTTTATCAGTCGGAAACCGAACCGACCGGTAACGCCATCATTTATGTCTCGCAGGAAAATGGCGAGAACATGATTGCCATTTATTCCGGTGCCAATAAAACCATCAGTGAAGATGAAGTGGCGGCGATCGCGCCCGAGCTTGAAGATTCGGATGTGTTGCTGGTGCAGCTTGAAAACAATTTCGCTGCCACGTTGAGCGCGATGAAGCTGGCCAAAGCGCTGGGGGTGAAAGTGATCCTCAATCCGGCGCCTTTCTCGACCCATGCGCTTGAGTGTCTTGAGTATGTTGATGTGATTACACCCAACGAAACCGAGGCGTCGCAACTTTCCGGCATCGACGTACAGGATTTAGCCAGCGCCAAAGAGGCGGCACAGCGCATCGTCAGTCAGGGCGCGAAGCGGGTGATTATTACTATGGGCGCGCGCGGCGCACTGCTGCTCGACGGTAATCAGTTCCAGCACATTCCTGCCTTCCCGGCACTGAGTGTGGACACTACCGGAGCCGGTGATGCCTTTAACGGGGCGCTGGCCTCGGGGATTGCGAATGGGCAAAGTCTGGTTCAGGCCGCGACTTACGCTTCGGCGTTTGCCTCCCTGGCAGTAGAGCGCGAAGGTGCCTCGAATATGCCTGATCACAAGCAGGCGTTAGCGCGTTTAGTGCAGCGATGA
- a CDS encoding dihydrodipicolinate synthase family protein — MSKSIEGIVPVMLTPFTDDNQIDYPGLARLIDWYLAKGVDALFAVCQSSEMQFLTLEERVELAEFVVKQVAGRVPVIASGHISDDINDQISELSAMAKTGADALVLVTNHLDPKNQGSEVFFATLDKLLSALPASMPLGLYECPAPYRRLLTDDELTYCANSGRFVVLKDVSCDLETVTRRVKRVANTPLNIINANAAIAYPAMQAGSKGFSGVFTNFHPELYSWLYHKAATQPELADELAIFLSLGAVTETLGYPKNAKIYHQRLGTFDSEFCRVNKDNVLEKFWGLTVLLDQIHSGTALWQKKIAAV; from the coding sequence ATGAGTAAAAGTATTGAAGGTATTGTGCCTGTGATGTTGACCCCTTTCACCGACGATAATCAGATTGACTATCCGGGGCTGGCGCGTTTGATCGATTGGTACCTGGCGAAAGGCGTCGACGCGCTGTTTGCCGTCTGCCAGTCGAGCGAGATGCAGTTTCTGACACTGGAAGAGCGCGTTGAGCTGGCCGAATTTGTGGTGAAGCAAGTGGCTGGCCGCGTGCCGGTGATCGCTTCCGGGCACATCAGTGACGATATCAACGACCAAATCAGCGAACTGAGCGCGATGGCGAAAACCGGTGCTGATGCGCTGGTGCTGGTCACCAACCATCTTGATCCGAAAAATCAGGGCAGTGAAGTCTTTTTCGCCACACTGGATAAGCTGCTGAGCGCGCTGCCGGCGTCCATGCCGCTGGGCCTGTATGAGTGCCCGGCGCCGTATCGCCGCCTGCTGACCGACGACGAGCTGACCTACTGCGCCAACTCGGGACGTTTCGTGGTTTTGAAAGATGTGAGCTGTGACCTTGAGACCGTGACGCGCCGCGTGAAGCGGGTGGCGAACACGCCGCTGAACATCATCAATGCGAATGCGGCGATTGCTTATCCCGCGATGCAGGCGGGTTCTAAAGGTTTCAGCGGCGTGTTCACCAACTTCCATCCTGAACTTTACAGCTGGCTTTACCACAAGGCCGCCACTCAGCCTGAGCTCGCCGACGAGCTGGCTATTTTCCTGTCACTGGGTGCGGTGACTGAAACGCTGGGTTATCCAAAGAACGCCAAAATTTATCATCAGCGTTTAGGGACGTTCGACAGCGAATTCTGCCGCGTGAATAAAGATAACGTGCTGGAGAAATTCTGGGGACTGACCGTGTTACTGGATCAAATCCACAGCGGTACCGCGCTGTGGCAGAAAAAAATCGCCGCCGTATAA
- a CDS encoding YhcH/YjgK/YiaL family protein, producing MIVCCLRDWEREKLAFHPIINKGIEYITQTDFSTLTPGKFDIIPGKMFCLLQEMNTVPANEMRAESHFKFVDIQFLLQGEETLGVARGTSGHEVVEDRADEHDIVFYQDTKNESFIHLEPGMFAVFFPQDLHRPCCHSQRESFIRKAVIKIHLSLFDDGLFMNNR from the coding sequence ATGATCGTATGTTGCCTGCGAGATTGGGAACGTGAAAAATTAGCGTTCCATCCGATTATTAATAAAGGTATTGAGTATATTACTCAAACCGACTTTTCAACGTTAACACCAGGGAAATTCGACATTATTCCGGGCAAGATGTTTTGCCTTCTTCAGGAAATGAATACGGTTCCTGCTAATGAAATGCGAGCTGAGTCACATTTTAAGTTCGTGGATATTCAATTTCTACTACAAGGGGAGGAAACCCTCGGTGTGGCGCGCGGTACGTCGGGACATGAGGTGGTAGAAGACCGGGCAGATGAGCATGATATTGTATTTTATCAGGACACGAAGAATGAATCGTTTATTCATCTGGAACCTGGCATGTTTGCCGTTTTCTTTCCGCAAGATTTACATCGCCCTTGTTGTCATTCTCAAAGAGAGTCATTTATTCGTAAGGCTGTGATTAAAATTCACCTGAGCCTGTTCGATGATGGCTTATTTATGAATAACCGATAG
- a CDS encoding MFS transporter: MKDATSSLNVPLVKNATPVVSRLRWGIIFILLMAAVINYLDRANLSIANTTIAKEFGFSQTEMGMLLSAFLWPYALANLPAGWLVDRFGPKKMFSWGVGLWSTFTVMAGFINGYSSFYALRVLLGISESPFFTSGIKITHRWFSDKERALPTSIINTGSQIANAIAPPILTILLLTLGWRGMFIAIGLAGIPLLLVWLKFYRNPTEREENEIHADSPRVQQPVANANGNNKASWGALFRHKTTWFMVIGNFSIMFTIWVYLTWLPGYLEKSLGFSLKQTGWLAAIPFLAGILGVLCGGTLSDRLIRRGVKTITARKVPIVAGAALAACFVAPIPFVHNTTLSIALLSIGYFFSQLPQGVIWTLASDIAPKEQVASMGAIQNFGGFLGAACAPIVTGIILDATGQFTNVFFLGAGLLMLGALSYGLFVKKPILVTMSTS; the protein is encoded by the coding sequence ATGAAAGATGCGACATCTTCCCTCAATGTACCGCTGGTAAAAAATGCGACACCTGTTGTTTCTCGTTTACGCTGGGGCATTATTTTTATTTTGTTAATGGCGGCAGTGATTAATTATCTCGACCGCGCCAATTTAAGTATTGCCAACACCACCATTGCTAAAGAATTTGGTTTCAGCCAGACGGAAATGGGCATGCTGCTGTCGGCATTTCTGTGGCCTTATGCGCTGGCCAATCTGCCTGCGGGCTGGCTGGTTGACCGTTTTGGTCCTAAAAAAATGTTTTCGTGGGGCGTGGGCCTTTGGTCAACCTTCACAGTCATGGCCGGTTTTATTAACGGCTATTCATCGTTTTATGCACTGCGCGTGCTGCTGGGCATCTCTGAATCACCATTCTTTACGTCCGGCATCAAGATTACGCATCGCTGGTTCTCTGACAAAGAGCGTGCATTGCCGACATCCATCATCAATACCGGTTCGCAGATTGCCAATGCCATTGCTCCGCCGATCCTGACCATACTGCTGCTGACGCTTGGCTGGCGCGGGATGTTTATCGCCATCGGTCTGGCGGGGATCCCGCTGCTGCTGGTTTGGCTGAAGTTCTACCGTAATCCAACCGAACGCGAAGAGAATGAGATCCACGCTGATTCTCCGCGAGTTCAGCAACCGGTGGCCAACGCTAACGGCAACAACAAAGCGAGCTGGGGGGCGCTGTTCAGGCATAAAACCACCTGGTTCATGGTGATCGGCAACTTCTCTATTATGTTCACCATCTGGGTTTACCTGACCTGGCTGCCGGGTTATCTGGAGAAATCGCTGGGCTTCAGCCTGAAACAGACTGGCTGGCTGGCGGCTATCCCCTTCCTGGCAGGGATTTTGGGGGTATTGTGCGGCGGTACGCTTTCTGACCGTCTTATCCGTCGCGGCGTGAAAACCATTACGGCGCGTAAAGTTCCTATTGTGGCCGGTGCTGCGCTGGCGGCCTGTTTTGTTGCGCCGATCCCGTTTGTGCATAACACCACATTAAGTATCGCGCTGTTGTCGATTGGCTACTTCTTCTCGCAGTTACCACAAGGTGTCATCTGGACGCTGGCCTCGGACATTGCGCCGAAAGAGCAGGTGGCTTCTATGGGCGCAATTCAGAACTTTGGGGGCTTTCTGGGCGCGGCCTGTGCGCCGATTGTGACCGGGATTATTCTGGATGCCACCGGGCAGTTCACCAATGTGTTCTTCCTCGGTGCCGGTCTGCTGATGCTGGGCGCGCTAAGCTACGGACTGTTTGTGAAAAAACCGATTTTGGTGACGATGTCGACATCCTGA
- a CDS encoding cytochrome c translates to MKNLMIFAALMATAGSAMAMSEGEYVAKSADCAACHTAPDGKNLTGGVHFATPIGDVYSTNITPDIQHGIGNYRFEDFDKALRKGIAKDGHALYPAMPYTSYVKMSEKDMRALYDYLMKEVKPQPVANRDNNISWPLSIRWPMHVWNSVYLEDGEYIPQSEQSAQWNRGAYLVQGAGHCGACHTPRGWAQQEKAVDQQSPVYLSGGEVDGWSAPSLRELNISQEGLVTLLKTGRNAHDAVSGPMGDVITNSTQFMTDADLNSMAVYLLSLKAETPQKPAKPAVSTPAGQQTFMRYCSTCHGVNGEGKVFAIPALAGNLTVNAEDPQTLLRVILNGGQTPVTAEHMANTMPGYGWALSDQQAADLTNTLRASWGNHATEVTPGDVAKARKAGK, encoded by the coding sequence ATGAAAAATCTGATGATTTTCGCCGCACTGATGGCGACAGCAGGTTCCGCGATGGCCATGTCCGAAGGGGAATACGTCGCCAAATCAGCCGATTGCGCGGCCTGCCATACCGCGCCTGATGGCAAGAATTTGACGGGTGGCGTGCATTTCGCCACGCCGATCGGGGATGTTTACTCCACCAATATCACCCCGGATATTCAGCACGGGATTGGCAATTACCGTTTCGAAGACTTCGATAAAGCGTTACGCAAAGGCATCGCCAAAGACGGTCATGCACTTTATCCGGCGATGCCCTACACCTCCTACGTGAAAATGAGCGAAAAGGACATGCGCGCGCTGTATGACTATCTGATGAAAGAGGTGAAACCACAGCCGGTCGCCAACCGCGACAATAACATCAGCTGGCCGTTATCTATTCGCTGGCCGATGCACGTCTGGAACAGCGTTTACCTCGAAGATGGCGAATATATTCCGCAGTCAGAACAGAGTGCGCAATGGAACCGGGGGGCGTATCTGGTGCAGGGAGCCGGACATTGCGGTGCCTGCCACACGCCGCGCGGCTGGGCGCAGCAGGAAAAAGCGGTTGATCAGCAAAGCCCGGTGTATCTGAGCGGCGGCGAAGTCGATGGCTGGTCTGCGCCTTCGTTGCGTGAACTGAACATCAGCCAGGAAGGACTGGTGACGTTGCTGAAAACCGGCCGCAACGCCCACGATGCCGTCAGCGGTCCGATGGGTGATGTGATCACCAACAGTACGCAATTTATGACCGACGCCGATCTCAACAGCATGGCGGTTTATCTGCTGAGCCTGAAAGCGGAAACGCCGCAAAAACCGGCTAAACCTGCCGTTTCGACGCCTGCCGGACAGCAAACCTTTATGCGCTATTGTTCAACCTGCCACGGAGTGAATGGCGAAGGTAAGGTGTTTGCCATCCCTGCGCTGGCGGGCAATCTGACGGTCAATGCTGAGGATCCGCAAACCCTGCTGCGGGTGATCCTCAACGGCGGGCAGACGCCGGTCACCGCCGAACACATGGCCAATACGATGCCGGGATACGGCTGGGCGCTGAGCGATCAGCAGGCCGCAGACTTAACCAATACCCTGCGCGCCAGCTGGGGAAATCATGCAACAGAAGTCACGCCGGGCGATGTGGCTAAGGCACGTAAAGCCGGGAAATAG